The Gracilimonas sp. genome contains a region encoding:
- the pyrF gene encoding orotidine-5'-phosphate decarboxylase gives MTFLEKLKASITNSNSTLCIGLDPNLDLLPQPIKDQFDTPEEQVTYFCKLVIDYTAEHCAAFKPNLAFFEALGRNGLAVFEEVIQHIPNDKIIIADAKRGDISSTSEHYKKTYFDQFKVDAITLNTLMGFETIEAFSKLEDKGIYVLTLTSNPGAEDFLKRPFEKFDMMAQFIADQLAKKSRFTKSHLGMVIGATQAEEATLVLKYHPEGNLLIPGIGAQGGSISELEKALKNHSGIPLINSSRGIIYAGKDEGDWPEYVAQQAKKMKQKLMNITEQYV, from the coding sequence ATGACTTTTTTAGAAAAGCTAAAGGCTTCTATTACTAATTCAAATTCTACTCTTTGCATAGGGTTAGATCCAAATCTTGATCTTCTTCCCCAACCGATAAAAGATCAGTTTGATACCCCCGAAGAACAGGTAACCTATTTCTGTAAGTTAGTAATTGATTATACAGCTGAGCACTGCGCGGCTTTTAAACCTAATCTTGCTTTTTTTGAAGCTTTGGGAAGAAACGGCCTTGCGGTTTTTGAGGAAGTAATACAACATATCCCAAACGATAAAATCATCATTGCAGATGCAAAAAGAGGAGATATCAGCAGCACATCAGAGCATTACAAAAAAACTTATTTTGATCAATTCAAGGTTGATGCTATCACCTTAAACACGCTTATGGGGTTTGAAACGATAGAAGCTTTTTCAAAACTTGAAGACAAAGGAATTTATGTGCTCACCCTTACTTCTAATCCCGGGGCAGAAGACTTTTTGAAGCGTCCTTTTGAAAAATTTGATATGATGGCACAGTTTATTGCTGATCAATTAGCTAAAAAATCACGTTTCACAAAAAGCCATTTGGGAATGGTGATTGGTGCCACACAAGCAGAAGAAGCCACCTTAGTTCTAAAATATCATCCCGAAGGAAACTTGTTAATACCTGGAATCGGAGCACAAGGTGGATCCATTTCAGAATTGGAAAAGGCACTGAAAAATCATTCAGGAATACCATTAATCAATTCCAGCAGAGGTATTATTTATGCAGGAAAAGATGAAGGAGATTGGCCGGAGTATGTTGCCCAGCAAGCTAAGAAAATGAAACAAAAATTAATGAATATTACAGAGCAGTATGTCTAA
- the rnhA gene encoding ribonuclease HI: MSKKPEVIVYTDGACSGNPGPGGWGAILKWNGKEKELSGGDPQTTNNRMEMQAVIEALNALKKPCLVKIHSDSALIINAFQQGWIKNWQKRGWRKADKKPVENKELWQEMLKAMEPHDVKWVKVKGHSGIELNERADQLAVTASQKF; encoded by the coding sequence ATGTCTAAGAAGCCGGAAGTTATAGTTTATACAGACGGAGCCTGCAGCGGAAATCCCGGCCCGGGAGGCTGGGGAGCAATTCTCAAATGGAACGGAAAAGAAAAAGAACTTTCCGGAGGAGACCCTCAAACCACCAACAACAGGATGGAAATGCAAGCGGTGATCGAAGCGTTGAATGCACTTAAAAAACCGTGCCTGGTTAAAATCCACAGCGACAGTGCCCTCATCATCAACGCCTTCCAACAAGGATGGATCAAAAACTGGCAAAAACGCGGATGGCGCAAGGCCGATAAAAAACCGGTGGAAAACAAAGAACTGTGGCAGGAAATGCTAAAAGCCATGGAACCTCACGATGTAAAATGGGTAAAAGTGAAGGGGCATTCGGGAATTGAATTGAATGAACGGGCAGATCAACTCGCCGTTACTGCCTCGCAGAAATTTTAA